From the genome of Pseudomonas sp. WJP1:
CAGCGTCATCTCCGGCACTACGCCCGGTTCGTTCCAGGTGGGTGGGTCGATGCGCAGTACATCAGCGCCCAGGCCCGCGAGAAAGCGGCTGGCGACGGGGCCGGCGAGCACGCGGGTCAAATCCAGCACCTTTATTCCGGCCAGTGGTCGGGCCACCGAACCTTGCCAGGGTGTGCTGTGCCGGTTGTGGCCAGTGGTGAATTGAATCAGCGGTTCGGCGTTGACCGCGAGCCCTTGCGGATGGACCTGCCACTGTTCCCGACTGCGCATTTCGGCGGCACAACCACCGGCCTCGACCACGGCCTGCTCCAGATCGCGCTTGGCCCATTGCGCCACTTTTCTGGCCATCGCCTGGCGGTCGACGCAGGCGCCCAGCACCGATTCGGCGGCGGCACGATGATGGGGCGCATTGGTGTGCAGGCGGATCCAGCCATCCTTGGCGGCATAGTCACCGGCGACCGGGTCCCACAGCGGCGGGACGCTCCAGCCTAGCGGGCGGATCGAACTGGAAAACCAGAAGGAGGCCAGGCGCCGGTCGACTTCCAGGCCGGGCAAGCGTCCGGTCTGCTGGTGCAGCAATTCGCTGACAGCTTGCCCTGCGGCGGCGATGCTGGCGCACGCCAGGTCGGTGACGGCGAACACCGAGGGCAGGGCGCCGCTGGAGGTGAACGCGATTGGGCTGTGCGGCATGCCGAGTTCGGCTTGAATGGACGTGAGCAAATCAGTCATCGAAGGGCCCTCCGGAGCGAGAGCCCGAGCATAAATCAAAAACCGGTCACACCCGGAACTGATCCATCAGTTTCATCTGCTGGGTGGTCAGGGCATTGAGCTGGCTGCTGATCTGCGCCGATTCGGTGGCTTGTCCGGTGAGGGTTTCGGTGACGGTACGGATGGCCGAAACGTTGCGGTTGACCTCTTCGGCCACGGCGCTTTGCTGTTCGGCGGCGCTGGCGATCTGCAGGTTCATGTCGCTGATCACCGTAACCGCGTCGCTGATTTTGCCCAGGGCCTGGACCGCTTGCTGGATCTGCCCGGCGTTGCTGTGGGCCTGGGTCTGGCTCGAGTGCATGGTGGCGACCACGCCGCGGGTGCCGCTCTGGATGCGTTCGATCACCAGGCGAATTTCTTCCACCGAGTCCTGGGTACGTTTGGCCAGGTTGCGCACTTCGTCGGCGACCACCGCAAAACCGCGACCGCTTTCGCCAGCGCGGGCGGCCTCGATCGCCGCGTTGAGCGCCAGCAGGTTGGTCTGTTCGGCGATGCTGCGGATGACTTCCAATACCGAACCGATCTGCTCGCTGTTGACCGCCAATGCCTCGACTTCAGTCACGGCCTTGCTGACTTCGTCGGCCAGTTGATTGATGTCGCGGGTGCTGCGCTCGATGATCTGCATGCCATCGCGGGCTGACTGATCGGCACCCTTGGCCGCGCTGGCGGCATTCGACGCGCTGTTGGCGACGTCGTGGGCGGTGGCGCTCATTTCATTGGACGCGGTGGCGACCTGGTCGATTTCGCGAAATTGCACCTGCATGCCTTCGCTGGTCTGGCGGGCGATTTCCGAAGACTGGTCGGCGGTGCCGCGCGCATCGGTAATGCTCTGCTTGATCTGCGCGATGGTCGGCTGCAGCTTGTCGAGGAAACGGTTGAACCAGCTGACCAGTTCGCCCAGTTCATCCTTCTTGCCGTAGTGCAGGCGCTGGGTCAGGTCGCCGTCGCCACTGGCAATCGCCTTGAGCATTTGCGCCACGCTGTTGATCGGTCGAGTCACGCCCGAGGCGGTCAGCCACATCAACAGCAGGCCGATCAGGCCGGCAATGATCGCAACGCCTACTGCCTTGATCGTGCCGGCTTGCTGGGCATCGTCGAGCACCTCTTGCAGTTTTACCGAGTCGGCCAGCAGCACTTGCTTGGGCAAGTCGATCACCACCGCCCACGCCTTGGCGTCGACAATCGGACTGACCGGGTACACTGCCCGAATCAGCTCGCCCTGTTGAAGAATCTTCGGCGCACCGCTGGCGAGCAGTTGCAGGATGTCCTTGCCGTCCGCCCCCAGGGTGTCACCGATGCTCTTGCCGACCTTCGTCGGGTCGACGCTGTACGCCGCCATCACACCGGTGCCGGAAACGATCAGCATGTGGCCGGCGTTGTTGAACAACTCTCGCTGGGAGTCGACCGCCGCCGCTTGCAGCGCGTCGAGGGCAATGTCGATACCGACCACGCCGATCGACTTGCCATCCACCAGCAGCGGCACGGAAATGGTGGTCATCAACACTTCCTTGCTGCCAACGGTATCGGCATAAGGGTCGAGCAGGCAGATGCGCTTGCTGTCCCGAGGGCAGGTGTACCAGACGTTGTAGGGCGTGCCGCTGAGGTTCAGGGTGGTTTTGGTCATGTCCTCTTCGACCATGATCGTGTTCAGCGCTTCTCCACCGGCACGGCTCCAATAGGTCGCAAAGCGGCCGATTTCGTTGGACTGGCGGGCGGCGTCACTGACGAACTCGCTGTCCTTGCCGTCCAGGCCGTTGGGTTCGAACGCCAGCCAGATGCCGAGCACTTTGCCGTTGCGTTCGAAGGCGGTTTTCAGGCTCTGGTTCAACTCTTCACGCAGGGCGCCTGGCTCAAGCGAACGCTTGGCGGCCATGTTGCGCAGGTCCTTGATCTGGTCCGCCAGGGCGGCCACCACCGTCAGGGTTTCACCGAATGTCTTCTGTACCCGCACCCCTTGCTCGGCGGCTTTGGCCTGGAGCAGGTTCTGCACACTGTCGGTAAGCATTCTGCTGCTGGAAGCGCTGACCAGTTCATCGTTCCGGTTGGTCTGATAGAGGTTCATGCCCACTATCGATGCAACCACACCAAGCAGGCACAGGCCGGACAGCAGGACGATTTTCAGGCGGATGGACAGTGAGTCGAACATAGGGCGAGCTCGCGAATGGATGAGGGGTCGGCTGTGAGCCATTGCGGCTCGACACGCCAAATCCATTTAGCGCCATTCAATGCACATCGGCCTGGGGCACAGGTTGCATGAGGGGGCTGCCGACGAACGGTCATGGTTAAACGTTTGCGCGGGAAAATGTGCCGAAAAGTGGGTTAAAAACGGGAAAAGTCGCGGCAAAACCTAAGGTTGTGGCGCCAGTGATTCCGGTCGCGACCAGATCCATAGATTGCCCAGGCCCATGCCGACAATCGCCAGGTAGATCGGCCAGCCGTGGTCGAGCATCACCAGCATCAACGTGGCGCATAGCAGCATGCTGACGGTGGCGCTGACCTTGGCCCGGCGCGCGATGATCTTGCCGTTGCGCCAGTTATGGAGAATGGGGCCGAACAGCCGATGATTTTCCAGCCAGGCACTCAAGCGCGGCGAGCTTCGAGTGGCTGCCCAGGCGGCCAGCAGGATGAATTCGGTGGTCGGCAGGCCGGGTATGACGATGGCGACCAGGCCGATGGCGAGGCTGACATAGGCCAGCAGGCCGAAGAGGAGGCGGGCGAGTTTTGAAGAGGCAGGCATAAGCTCAAAGGACGCATGTGAGGCTTGATGAAGATCTTGCAGGCTGACTCGATCCCTTGTGGGAGTGAGCCTGCTCGCGATAGCAGTCTTACAGTCGACATCACTTTTGAATGTCAGTCCGTCATCGCGAGCAGGCTCGCTCCCACAAGGGTTTGTGGAGTATCAATCAGGCCGGTTCGGCAACTGTCGAATAAGCCTGTTCCAGCAACACCGTGAAGCGGTTGAAGGCGTCGATGGCGCCTTTGTCCAGCTCCGCTTCTTCCTGGGCATTCAGCTCCAGTTCATCGAGGGTCTTGACGAAGGTTTTCCAGCCTTGCGCACGGCCACCGGCCGGTTCGCCAAGGTGGCGGGCACCGAAGGTTTCGCTCAGGCCAAGGCCCACGGCACGCTTGATCAGGAACGCGGCACCCAGCTTCGAGCCTTCGGAGACGAAGAGCCAGCCCAGGGCCTGGGCCTTGGTCGGGTTTTGCAGTGCGCCTGCAACCGGCGCCGGCACCTCGGTGTCGAGGTCCGCCAGGTCAGCCTTGGCCGCATCGGCACGGCAACGGGCTGGCAGGTCCGGGACGATGGCCGTCAGTTCGGCATCGTTGTACAGCGCCACCAGTTCCGACTGGAACAGGTATTGCGCCACCACGAAGCGCGCGAAATTGGCCTGGGTTTCAAAGGGGGCGTGGGCTTTGACCAGTGCATCGAGCTTGCTGTGCGGCTCGTTGGTGACCTGGTTCAAGCGTTGCGAACGCAGGGTGGAGCGTTGGGCGGTGTCCTGGGTGGTCATGGCAGATCCTTGGGAAAGAAGAGGCGCTTGGTAACGAGACGAATGAGCAGGCGTATGACAGTAAAAAATCCTCACCGGGCGGCTGTTACCAGCGTCGCGCGGTGAGGTGCACGGGTTCAGATGTCCCAGACCAGATTGATCGCGAAGTTGCGGCCAGGCTGGGTCAGGCGATCGAGGTTGGCGGGCTGGGTCACCGAGGCTTCGCCGACGCTGTCGTAGCCGCGTACGTCATCCCACTGCCAGTACTTCTTGTCGGTCAGGTTGTACAGGCCGGCGTTGACGGTCAGGTCGTCGGTCACCTTGTAGAAGCCCGCCAGGTCGAGCACGCCGTAACCCGGTGTCTTGAACTGGGTGCTGGTGCCGTCCGGGGTGTTGAAGCTGGTGCTGTC
Proteins encoded in this window:
- a CDS encoding CoA transferase; its protein translation is MTDLLTSIQAELGMPHSPIAFTSSGALPSVFAVTDLACASIAAAGQAVSELLHQQTGRLPGLEVDRRLASFWFSSSIRPLGWSVPPLWDPVAGDYAAKDGWIRLHTNAPHHRAAAESVLGACVDRQAMARKVAQWAKRDLEQAVVEAGGCAAEMRSREQWQVHPQGLAVNAEPLIQFTTGHNRHSTPWQGSVARPLAGIKVLDLTRVLAGPVASRFLAGLGADVLRIDPPTWNEPGVVPEMTLGKRCARLDLHDKTDRHVFESLLKDADIVLHGYRADALERLGYGTAERQQRIPGLIDVCLNAYGWSGPWQNRRGFDSLVQMSSGIADAGMHLTHADKPTPLPLQALDHATGYLMAASAIRLLAARLNNGQGGSARLSLARTAKLLIDNGPGGDQPLRAEDEHDQGMLVEQTPWGPAHRLHVPLKISGTPLQWTLAASELGSHRAQW
- a CDS encoding YbaN family protein yields the protein MPASSKLARLLFGLLAYVSLAIGLVAIVIPGLPTTEFILLAAWAATRSSPRLSAWLENHRLFGPILHNWRNGKIIARRAKVSATVSMLLCATLMLVMLDHGWPIYLAIVGMGLGNLWIWSRPESLAPQP
- a CDS encoding methyl-accepting chemotaxis protein, with the protein product MQVQFREIDQVATASNEMSATAHDVANSASNAASAAKGADQSARDGMQIIERSTRDINQLADEVSKAVTEVEALAVNSEQIGSVLEVIRSIAEQTNLLALNAAIEAARAGESGRGFAVVADEVRNLAKRTQDSVEEIRLVIERIQSGTRGVVATMHSSQTQAHSNAGQIQQAVQALGKISDAVTVISDMNLQIASAAEQQSAVAEEVNRNVSAIRTVTETLTGQATESAQISSQLNALTTQQMKLMDQFRV
- a CDS encoding biliverdin-producing heme oxygenase; the protein is MTTQDTAQRSTLRSQRLNQVTNEPHSKLDALVKAHAPFETQANFARFVVAQYLFQSELVALYNDAELTAIVPDLPARCRADAAKADLADLDTEVPAPVAGALQNPTKAQALGWLFVSEGSKLGAAFLIKRAVGLGLSETFGARHLGEPAGGRAQGWKTFVKTLDELELNAQEEAELDKGAIDAFNRFTVLLEQAYSTVAEPA